From the bacterium genome, the window AGGCGGATTCTGTGCTGATCCAGCTTTTCGATCAATTGATCGATGGCGCGGAAATTGTATTCCCCCCTGCTCTTTTCAACCGCCGCCCAGGAGACATCCATTCGAACGATGCCGATGCCGGCCTGCTCGATCATCTCCCAGTCTTTTATGCTGCCCCGATAGAAATGGATGTTGACGCCGACGCCCTGGGGCACTGTCCGCATTCGCACCTGTGGGTGGGTTTGCGGCGAAACAGTCGATTTTTCCCGGCAGCTCGTCGTCACCAGCGCAAGGGACAGCAGCGCACTGAAAATTATTTTTTTCACCATGGTTCGCCTCAGAGTTTGTCAACTGGTGCGATTTTCTGCGGTTCCCATCGGGGATGCTGGAGTGGATCTTTCCGATGGATGCAAACTTGACAACCGGAGTGCTGTTATGAGTGGAAATATAAGCCGTGCTTTTTACAAGAACAAATGATTTTTCATTCCCGCAACACCTCTTGAATCTCTGCATCCGCTTTTGTGCTCATTCTGCTTGCTTTTTATTCACCTTTGGCCTAATTTCCTGAACCGGAGCACGCATCGCAGACAGGCCTGATGTTGAACGTTTAACAGGCGGTTTGATTTTTTCGAATCTAAGTGCAACCGTGATCCCATCAAGGGAGCGGGATGTGTCTATGAAAATGATCTGCATGGAATATTTTTTCGTAACGGAAATGAACAGAACGGCGGGCGCCGGAACGTCGGGAATTGTTGTGTCGGGTGATGCTATCTCGGGGATGAAAGAGATGGAACATGAAAAGCAAGATCAGTGCCTCTACGGGGTTAATAGTCGATGCGGAAATCACGATAATGACTGGGAGCGCAGGAGACAACGCTCACTGATTCCACAAAACCCCATCCGGGCCCTTTATGGCACCATTGAAGGAAAGCATCCAGCTGTTGCTCCACCCCTTCTGCCTCGATATAGACGCGTCCATCCGGCAGATTTCTAACCAAACCGGTGAGGCCAAGGCTTTGCGCCTGGTGAACGGCGCTCCAGCGGAATCCAACACCTTGAACCCGTCCCGATACGTGTATTTTGTATAATCGTTTCTGTTCCGTCATGTCTTTCGACCAACAAATCCTTGACAAACGCAGTGCTTTTAGACTATATTTAAGTATTCTGCTTCCATTCTGAGCGGCCTGCGCCGAGGGTCGGCGGGTTGCCGGCTTTAATAAGACTGGACGCCCTTATGAAACGGACCCCTCTATGACCCATTCCAAGCGGATGACTCGAATTCTTTCTTGCCTGTCTTTCATGCTGCTGCTCGCTAACCTGTATGTGTTTCTGACGCGTGAATGGGAAAGCTCCTTTTATCCCACATCCTATGCAACATTATACTATCCTTCGGATATTCCGACCATCCGCAAATGGAAAGTCGTGGATCGCAACCATCTTCAGCTGTTTCTCCATGGCAAAGCGCGGGTGACAGAATGGCAGGTCTACACCGACGGCGGCCAGCCTCAAAGGGCCCTCGGCATGTCGCCGTTTTTTCGAGTGGATACAACGTTTGCCCAGCTGCACACCTATCGCCTCGTGCCGGTTCCTATGGATGCCTGTCCGCCGGTGGAAATTACCATGCAGTTCTATTCGCGCGAGTTCTATGGCTCATTGGGCATGCGTCGCAGCACCGATGCCTATATCGTGCGCTCCAACATCCCCTGCGGCGAGTTCCGCCAATACGCGATTCAAGACTGGGTGGATGACTATGCGTATGTAGGCAAGGGAGGGCTTGGAGAGACGGACCGGCTGCTGCGCGAGGAGGTGGGCATTCGGCCGAACGATTCAACGTTTGTGCGCATGGAAAAGCTCACCCGCTATCTGCGCATCAAGCTCAAGGATGCGCGCGGCGTGCCCAAGGATGACGAGCGCTGGATGAATCCGTGGGAGCTTTATCAGGCGATGGCGGGGGGCACGGGCAAAGGGTGGTGCACTCAACATGCGCAAATCTATGTCTATTGGGCGAACCGCGCCGGCATACCGACCCGATTCGTGTTCGGCGCCCGCACGGAGGACAATACAATTGTCTACACCGGTCATGCGTTCGCCGAGTCCTTTATTAAAGAACAGAACCGCTGGGCTTTTGTCGATCTTTCGCACGCCCATATTTACATCACCGATAACAACGGCCAGGTGTTGAACACCGCTCAGCTTTTTCATCTGAATCAACACAATGCCTTTGACGGTGTTCAAGCGCGCCTGTATATGGATTGGGAGTGGCCGATCAGCCTGGGGCTCTCCTTTTCCGATACGGTGGTGACGGTGCCCTATGCCCTTTGCAACAAGACTGTGCGCAGTGAATTCACTGCACACTCTATTCTGAAATACCGCCGGCCGCCGAATGTGGAGGATGTGCGCGAGGTCTATACGGGATTCTTTCGTGATCGTACGTTTTTAACCGGCAACTTGGAGCGCTATCTCTGCAAGCCACAGCTCGCTTATTCGCTGTATCCAACGGAAGGGGTGCGGACCTATGCTATCCGCCGCACTCTTTTTGCCGCCCTGGCGACCAGTCTTCTGCTCTGGTTCTTTTTCCGTTTCTATCTGAGAAAACGGGCCGCCGCCTCCCGCGCCTGAGCAAGTCCGGAGGCGACCAGCACCTACGCTGAAGAAGAATGGCCGCCCTGTGAAGCGACGGCTGTTGGTACGCGGGTGTTCCAAGGTTTGCCCGCCGTCCAGGCGCGAAAAAAAGCCGCCTGATAAGCCTTATCATTTTTAGCTCTGGAGTCCATTATGGCAAACCGTTTCATTTTTTTCGTGACCGGCGCTCTGGTCCTCCTGTTCGCTCATGCTGATGGTGCGGATGAACTGTTTAAACCGGACCATCGTTTGTGGACACCACAGCCGGACGCGGTCTATCTTCAGGAAGTATCTGAGAAAATAAGTACGACCAGTCCGGTCACCTCGATCGCCCTGTTCAAGGGCCAACTCTTTCTGGTGATTCAGGACTCGATCCATCGGTTGGACGACGGTGCGGTGACCCCCCTGGCTAAGGCGCCGGGCGGAATCCACCGGCTGATGGTTCTGCAGGAGCAGTTGTACGCACTGGCTGAATCCGGTTTGTATCAGTGGCAGGGAGCAGAGTGGAGGCGTTTGAGCGATCGGCCGGTTATCGATCTCTGCCTGCACCGCGGGGTGCTGCACGCTGCAACCGAGGAGGATGTCTATCGCTACACACAGGGGGCGTTTGTCGACATCGAACCCAAGGGCGGTTATCTGTCCAGCGATATCACGGTCGTCATGGCCGACGGTTCGCAGGTGTTGAGCGATCCGGTGCGGCTGGGTCCCATCCAGCGCATCGCCTCCTACAGCGGCACGCTCTATGTTCTGCGGCCGGGAAAACTGGTGCTGTTCGACGGGCGTATCGTTAACGAGAATCATATCGATTGGGGCGCACTGGCTTCGCCGAACACCAACGATTTGCTGGCCATGGGCAGCCGGCTTTTTATCGCTACAGACCGCGGACTGAGCGTCTTGCGCGGTGCCGCCGTAACGACGCTTAAAGGGACTGATGGCTTGCCGGTGGAAGAGACCACCTGTCTGTCCCAAGGCTTTGATCACGACCTATGGATCGGCACCACCACCGGCGCTGTGCGCATGCTTGAAAACAGCTGGCATTACTTTGGTCCCGAGCGCTGGTTGCCGGCGAACCATGTTCACGCGATTGCGGTGGAGGGCCGCACGGTCGCCATTGCGACCGACGGCGGCGTCGGCCTGATTCGTTATGAACCCTACACGCTGGCCAAAAAGGCCATGTATTATGAACGCCATCTCGAGGCATTCGGCCACAAACGGTTGGGATTCATCCACTCTCTGTACCGGAACAAGGACACCGGCGAGTGGATCCGTGAGGTGAGCGATAACGACGGCGGCCACACGGCGCCGTATCTGACCGCCATGTGCTACAAATATGCCGTCACCGGCGATGAGGCGGCTCGTCGCGAGGCGGTCAATTCCTTCAAAGCCATGGTCTGGCTTGAACAGATTACGAAGAAAAAAGGCTTTGTGGCGCGCGCCATCTGGTCGACCACCGGAGACCAGGACAGAATGGCTCGCCAGGGTTCAGGCGGCCTGCCGGCGAAATGGTATCCCAGCAAAGACGGCAAATGGTACTGGAAGGGCGATACGTCCAGCGATGAGATCGACGCGCACTTTTACGCTGTGTCGCTGTTCCATGATCTGGTCGCTCAGGGAGAGGAAAAGGAACTGGCCAAACAGCATCTGCTCCGCATCGCTGATCACATCATTGCCAACGGATGGGTGCTGCGCGACATGGACGGTCAGCCGACGCGCTGGGGCCGATGGGATCCGGACTATCTGCTGCGTCCCTACGGCTATGTGGCTCGGGGCCTGAACGGCATGCAGGCGCAAACCTACATGCTCACCGCCTTGGCCCTGTCCGGCCATAAGAAATACCAGGATGCGTTTGATCAATTGATGCGCTGGGGGTATCAGAATTATACGGTGCGACAAAAGATCACCTTTCCACCGGAGGACATCGCCCCTTGGGATGATAACCTGGCTAATTTTTGCTATTATACCCTGTTTCGCTACAGCCGGGATACGGAGCAGTTTCCGATCTATCTGCGCAGTCTGGAGCGCACTTGGGAATTGAAGCGACTGGAGCATATTCCCTGGTACAATTTCACCTATGGCGCCGTGACCGGCAACGATTGCGAGGTCGAGCGCGCGGTGCAGCATTTACGCGAATGGAGTTTGGATTGCATCGCCCACCGCTATACCAATTCTCATCGTGATGACCTCTATCCAGAACCTGGGTATACGAACTATAGCGGCGGAACCAGGGCCATGTCGCCGCGCGAGATATCCTCCGGCAGTTATGTGATGCCCTTAGACGGAGGCAGCGGTGAAAACAGAATGGCGGCGCCCACCGGTTTTCTGCGCGATTACTGGATGGGGCGCTATCACGGATTCATCACCGCGCCCACCACTCAGGCGGCCGAGTTGATCTCTGTGCCGGAACTGAGCGCCGGGCGTCATGGCGCCCAGCCCTACAGCGGGCCGCCGCGTCCGGACATCAGACTGCAATAAAACAGCGGTTAAGACAGACGCCGGAGAAAAAACCGGCGAACGGAGATCCTGCAGGAAAACGATCGTGCAACCCGTAATTTCCATTAATGATTGTTCAGTTTATAATACATCGAGGAATAGAAATGACCAACACCATCATTTACCGCTATGACGCATTGAAAAGCTTTTGTGAGGATGCGTTTACAAAACTGGGGTTCTCGCAAAAAGACAGTGAGATCATCACCGATGTTCTACTGCTCTCTGACTTGTACGGCATCGAATCGCATGGCATGCAGCGGCTCGTCCGCTATCATAAGGGCATTGAAAAGGGCATGATCAAGGTCGACGCCAAGCCGGAGATCGTCTTTGAAACCCCGGTATCACTGGTCATCGACGGCCATGACGG encodes:
- a CDS encoding acylphosphatase, whose amino-acid sequence is MTEQKRLYKIHVSGRVQGVGFRWSAVHQAQSLGLTGLVRNLPDGRVYIEAEGVEQQLDAFLQWCHKGPGWGFVESVSVVSCAPSHYRDFRIDY